In a single window of the Drosophila albomicans strain 15112-1751.03 chromosome 3, ASM965048v2, whole genome shotgun sequence genome:
- the LOC117571074 gene encoding myb-like protein V isoform X5: MSQCGSPTFEKELREQIENMNRIMKSKERKQLQTCRDHKALQTRFARQESLLHSMQQENRALLTRIRQYEHCLDDVMRKVVDAIVAEDNLREEVSMLKSRVRDLEAQNAALSASPVKGRDEGYCTMSSGQPQPSNGHLEDLPEEPEQWLLPAEPCSTEMEDWSMSQEELAVITFDDERDHQQHQQQQQLQLQLQRRKREHDWLWPSSDFINSTTVETDSLTDGIAQLLQQKIVYSEDEEVACTDFTNDFYKLVNIRSNSSRSLFSYLEGETDDEDDEDEDDEQDSSMSESQAKARDSPTPSEAGRAQLTSCSSSETDEHSVTHPPPSLQQPQPEHEEEEEEEEHDYAVIEECRRRVSDIEIEDVPLINAVVTAPLLNEQQCIAQIIKTELRRPPHVLVKSKSVLEDQEPSCILRHNQRRELESSVVRSDSISCSLMAKMAKEPPPAPAVVTKLKERLLQRHAPPANSWRRSNGWKRVTSPVQAAALVSPKKETKTTATELPKSCHKAPPTRIPTCIHTSSSSSTSTSTSSTSSSPSSPSPQTPQKLTTQQPQRKSKIPPPVPVRRSYAS, from the exons ATG AGCCAATGCGGGTCACCGACTTTCGAGAAGGAGCTGCGCGAACAAATTGAGAA CATGAATCGCATTATGAAATCCAAAGAACGCAAACAACTGCAGACATGTCGGGATCACAAGGCACTCCAG ACTCGCTTTGCGCGCCAGGAGAGTTTGCTGCACTCGATGCAGCAGGAGAATCGAGCACTGCTGACGCGCATCCGACAATACGAACACTGTCTGGATGATGTGATGCGCAAGGTGGTGGACGCCATTGTGGCCGAAGATAATCTGCGCGAGGAAGTCAGCATGCTGAAGAGTCGAGTGCGTGATCTGGAGGCGCAGAATGCGGCGCTATCGGCAAGTCCGGTCAAGGGGAGGGACGAGGGCTACTGCACGATGAGCAGCGGACAGCCGCAGCCATCGAATGGACATCTGGAGGATTTGCCTGAGGAGCCGGAACAGTGGCTGCTGCCAGCGGAGCCGTGCTCGACTGAAATGGAAGACTGGAGCATGTCGCAGGAGGAGCTGGCTGTGATAACCTTTGACGATGAGCGCgatcatcagcagcatcaacagcagcagcagttgcaactgcagctgcagcgaaGGAAGCGAGAGCACGACTGGCTCTGGCCCTCGAGTGACTTTATCAATTCGACAACCGTTGAGACTGACTCGCTGACCGATGGCATcgcgcagctgctgcagcagaag ATTGTCTACTCGGAGGATGAGGAGGTGGCCTGCACTGACTTCACCAACGACTTTTACAAGCTGGTCAACATACGCTCCAACTCGTCGCGCAGCTTATTCTCCTACCTCGAGGGCGAGACCGATGATGAGGACGATGAGGACGAGGATGACGAGCAGGATTCGAGCATGTCGGAGAGCCAGGCCAAGGCGCGTGACAGTCCCACGCCCAGTGAGGCGGGGCGGGCGCAACTGACGAGCTGCTCCTCCAGCGAAACCGATGAGCATTCAGTCACACATCCGCCACCATCACTGCAACAGCCGCAGCCGGAGCatgaagaggaggaggaggaggaggagcacgACTATGCAGTGATTGAAGAGTGCCGACGACGTGTGAGTGACATTGAGATCGAGGATGTGCCGCTAATCAATGCTGTGGTCACGGCACCGCTGCTCAACGAACAGCAGTGCATAGCACAGATCATCAAGACCGAACTGCGTCGTCCGCCCCACGTGCTGGTCAAGTCCAAGTCGGTGCTGGAGGATCAGGAGCCCAGCTGCATACTGCGCCACAATCAGCGACGCGAACTCGAGTCCAGCGTGGTGCGCAGCGATAGCATCAGTTGTTCCCTGATGGCCAAAATGGCCAAGGAGCCACCGCCAGCTCCCGCCGTGGTCACCAAGCTGAAGGAGCGTCTGTTGCAGCGGCATGCGCCGCCAGCGAATTCGTGGCGACGCAGCAACGGTTGGAAGCGTGTGACGTCGCCCGTGCAAGCGGCAGCGCTTGTTTCACCAAAGAAG GAAACAAAGACAACGGCAACGGAGCTGCCAAAGAGCTGCCACAAAGCGCCGCCAACAAGAATTCCAACATGCATTCACACATCCTCCTcatcatcgacatcgacgtcAACATCGTCAACGTCATCGTCGCCATCGTCACCGTCGCCGCAGACACCGCAAAAACTGACAACGCAGCAGCCGCAACGTAAATCCAAAATTCCACCGCCGGTTCCTGTGCGTCGTTCCTACGCCAGTTAA
- the LOC117571074 gene encoding myb-like protein V isoform X6 — translation MTRFARQESLLHSMQQENRALLTRIRQYEHCLDDVMRKVVDAIVAEDNLREEVSMLKSRVRDLEAQNAALSASPVKGRDEGYCTMSSGQPQPSNGHLEDLPEEPEQWLLPAEPCSTEMEDWSMSQEELAVITFDDERDHQQHQQQQQLQLQLQRRKREHDWLWPSSDFINSTTVETDSLTDGIAQLLQQKIVYSEDEEVACTDFTNDFYKLVNIRSNSSRSLFSYLEGETDDEDDEDEDDEQDSSMSESQAKARDSPTPSEAGRAQLTSCSSSETDEHSVTHPPPSLQQPQPEHEEEEEEEEHDYAVIEECRRRVSDIEIEDVPLINAVVTAPLLNEQQCIAQIIKTELRRPPHVLVKSKSVLEDQEPSCILRHNQRRELESSVVRSDSISCSLMAKMAKEPPPAPAVVTKLKERLLQRHAPPANSWRRSNGWKRVTSPVQAAALVSPKKETKTTATELPKSCHKAPPTRIPTCIHTSSSSSTSTSTSSTSSSPSSPSPQTPQKLTTQQPQRKSKIPPPVPVRRSYAS, via the exons ATG ACTCGCTTTGCGCGCCAGGAGAGTTTGCTGCACTCGATGCAGCAGGAGAATCGAGCACTGCTGACGCGCATCCGACAATACGAACACTGTCTGGATGATGTGATGCGCAAGGTGGTGGACGCCATTGTGGCCGAAGATAATCTGCGCGAGGAAGTCAGCATGCTGAAGAGTCGAGTGCGTGATCTGGAGGCGCAGAATGCGGCGCTATCGGCAAGTCCGGTCAAGGGGAGGGACGAGGGCTACTGCACGATGAGCAGCGGACAGCCGCAGCCATCGAATGGACATCTGGAGGATTTGCCTGAGGAGCCGGAACAGTGGCTGCTGCCAGCGGAGCCGTGCTCGACTGAAATGGAAGACTGGAGCATGTCGCAGGAGGAGCTGGCTGTGATAACCTTTGACGATGAGCGCgatcatcagcagcatcaacagcagcagcagttgcaactgcagctgcagcgaaGGAAGCGAGAGCACGACTGGCTCTGGCCCTCGAGTGACTTTATCAATTCGACAACCGTTGAGACTGACTCGCTGACCGATGGCATcgcgcagctgctgcagcagaag ATTGTCTACTCGGAGGATGAGGAGGTGGCCTGCACTGACTTCACCAACGACTTTTACAAGCTGGTCAACATACGCTCCAACTCGTCGCGCAGCTTATTCTCCTACCTCGAGGGCGAGACCGATGATGAGGACGATGAGGACGAGGATGACGAGCAGGATTCGAGCATGTCGGAGAGCCAGGCCAAGGCGCGTGACAGTCCCACGCCCAGTGAGGCGGGGCGGGCGCAACTGACGAGCTGCTCCTCCAGCGAAACCGATGAGCATTCAGTCACACATCCGCCACCATCACTGCAACAGCCGCAGCCGGAGCatgaagaggaggaggaggaggaggagcacgACTATGCAGTGATTGAAGAGTGCCGACGACGTGTGAGTGACATTGAGATCGAGGATGTGCCGCTAATCAATGCTGTGGTCACGGCACCGCTGCTCAACGAACAGCAGTGCATAGCACAGATCATCAAGACCGAACTGCGTCGTCCGCCCCACGTGCTGGTCAAGTCCAAGTCGGTGCTGGAGGATCAGGAGCCCAGCTGCATACTGCGCCACAATCAGCGACGCGAACTCGAGTCCAGCGTGGTGCGCAGCGATAGCATCAGTTGTTCCCTGATGGCCAAAATGGCCAAGGAGCCACCGCCAGCTCCCGCCGTGGTCACCAAGCTGAAGGAGCGTCTGTTGCAGCGGCATGCGCCGCCAGCGAATTCGTGGCGACGCAGCAACGGTTGGAAGCGTGTGACGTCGCCCGTGCAAGCGGCAGCGCTTGTTTCACCAAAGAAG GAAACAAAGACAACGGCAACGGAGCTGCCAAAGAGCTGCCACAAAGCGCCGCCAACAAGAATTCCAACATGCATTCACACATCCTCCTcatcatcgacatcgacgtcAACATCGTCAACGTCATCGTCGCCATCGTCACCGTCGCCGCAGACACCGCAAAAACTGACAACGCAGCAGCCGCAACGTAAATCCAAAATTCCACCGCCGGTTCCTGTGCGTCGTTCCTACGCCAGTTAA
- the LOC117571074 gene encoding uncharacterized protein DDB_G0284459 isoform X4, whose translation MFAGIRKRLARKQNEKDCDEDDKDDVHDIMPPPNYIQISQGKIQLVHQPRSLDHEMTGSRSPATLTLERGDKTRFARQESLLHSMQQENRALLTRIRQYEHCLDDVMRKVVDAIVAEDNLREEVSMLKSRVRDLEAQNAALSASPVKGRDEGYCTMSSGQPQPSNGHLEDLPEEPEQWLLPAEPCSTEMEDWSMSQEELAVITFDDERDHQQHQQQQQLQLQLQRRKREHDWLWPSSDFINSTTVETDSLTDGIAQLLQQKIVYSEDEEVACTDFTNDFYKLVNIRSNSSRSLFSYLEGETDDEDDEDEDDEQDSSMSESQAKARDSPTPSEAGRAQLTSCSSSETDEHSVTHPPPSLQQPQPEHEEEEEEEEHDYAVIEECRRRVSDIEIEDVPLINAVVTAPLLNEQQCIAQIIKTELRRPPHVLVKSKSVLEDQEPSCILRHNQRRELESSVVRSDSISCSLMAKMAKEPPPAPAVVTKLKERLLQRHAPPANSWRRSNGWKRVTSPVQAAALVSPKKETKTTATELPKSCHKAPPTRIPTCIHTSSSSSTSTSTSSTSSSPSSPSPQTPQKLTTQQPQRKSKIPPPVPVRRSYAS comes from the exons GCAGAACGAAAAGGATTGCGATGAGGATGACAAGGACGATGTGCATGACATAATGCCGCCACCCAACTACATACAAATCTCGCAGGGCAAGATCCAGTTGGTGCATCAGCCGCGTTCCCTGGACCACGAGATGACCGGCAGTCGCAGTCCCGCCACACTGACCTTGGAGCGTGGCGATAAG ACTCGCTTTGCGCGCCAGGAGAGTTTGCTGCACTCGATGCAGCAGGAGAATCGAGCACTGCTGACGCGCATCCGACAATACGAACACTGTCTGGATGATGTGATGCGCAAGGTGGTGGACGCCATTGTGGCCGAAGATAATCTGCGCGAGGAAGTCAGCATGCTGAAGAGTCGAGTGCGTGATCTGGAGGCGCAGAATGCGGCGCTATCGGCAAGTCCGGTCAAGGGGAGGGACGAGGGCTACTGCACGATGAGCAGCGGACAGCCGCAGCCATCGAATGGACATCTGGAGGATTTGCCTGAGGAGCCGGAACAGTGGCTGCTGCCAGCGGAGCCGTGCTCGACTGAAATGGAAGACTGGAGCATGTCGCAGGAGGAGCTGGCTGTGATAACCTTTGACGATGAGCGCgatcatcagcagcatcaacagcagcagcagttgcaactgcagctgcagcgaaGGAAGCGAGAGCACGACTGGCTCTGGCCCTCGAGTGACTTTATCAATTCGACAACCGTTGAGACTGACTCGCTGACCGATGGCATcgcgcagctgctgcagcagaag ATTGTCTACTCGGAGGATGAGGAGGTGGCCTGCACTGACTTCACCAACGACTTTTACAAGCTGGTCAACATACGCTCCAACTCGTCGCGCAGCTTATTCTCCTACCTCGAGGGCGAGACCGATGATGAGGACGATGAGGACGAGGATGACGAGCAGGATTCGAGCATGTCGGAGAGCCAGGCCAAGGCGCGTGACAGTCCCACGCCCAGTGAGGCGGGGCGGGCGCAACTGACGAGCTGCTCCTCCAGCGAAACCGATGAGCATTCAGTCACACATCCGCCACCATCACTGCAACAGCCGCAGCCGGAGCatgaagaggaggaggaggaggaggagcacgACTATGCAGTGATTGAAGAGTGCCGACGACGTGTGAGTGACATTGAGATCGAGGATGTGCCGCTAATCAATGCTGTGGTCACGGCACCGCTGCTCAACGAACAGCAGTGCATAGCACAGATCATCAAGACCGAACTGCGTCGTCCGCCCCACGTGCTGGTCAAGTCCAAGTCGGTGCTGGAGGATCAGGAGCCCAGCTGCATACTGCGCCACAATCAGCGACGCGAACTCGAGTCCAGCGTGGTGCGCAGCGATAGCATCAGTTGTTCCCTGATGGCCAAAATGGCCAAGGAGCCACCGCCAGCTCCCGCCGTGGTCACCAAGCTGAAGGAGCGTCTGTTGCAGCGGCATGCGCCGCCAGCGAATTCGTGGCGACGCAGCAACGGTTGGAAGCGTGTGACGTCGCCCGTGCAAGCGGCAGCGCTTGTTTCACCAAAGAAG GAAACAAAGACAACGGCAACGGAGCTGCCAAAGAGCTGCCACAAAGCGCCGCCAACAAGAATTCCAACATGCATTCACACATCCTCCTcatcatcgacatcgacgtcAACATCGTCAACGTCATCGTCGCCATCGTCACCGTCGCCGCAGACACCGCAAAAACTGACAACGCAGCAGCCGCAACGTAAATCCAAAATTCCACCGCCGGTTCCTGTGCGTCGTTCCTACGCCAGTTAA
- the LOC117571074 gene encoding uncharacterized protein DDB_G0284459 isoform X2, which produces MFAGIRKRLARKQNEKDCDEDDKDDVHDIMPPPNYIQISQGKIQLVHQPRSLDHEMTGSRSPATLTLERGDKSQCGSPTFEKELREQIENMNRIMKSKERKQLQTCRDHKALQTRFARQESLLHSMQQENRALLTRIRQYEHCLDDVMRKVVDAIVAEDNLREEVSMLKSRVRDLEAQNAALSASPVKGRDEGYCTMSSGQPQPSNGHLEDLPEEPEQWLLPAEPCSTEMEDWSMSQEELAVITFDDERDHQQHQQQQQLQLQLQRRKREHDWLWPSSDFINSTTVETDSLTDGIAQLLQQKIVYSEDEEVACTDFTNDFYKLVNIRSNSSRSLFSYLEGETDDEDDEDEDDEQDSSMSESQAKARDSPTPSEAGRAQLTSCSSSETDEHSVTHPPPSLQQPQPEHEEEEEEEEHDYAVIEECRRRVSDIEIEDVPLINAVVTAPLLNEQQCIAQIIKTELRRPPHVLVKSKSVLEDQEPSCILRHNQRRELESSVVRSDSISCSLMAKMAKEPPPAPAVVTKLKERLLQRHAPPANSWRRSNGWKRVTSPVQAAALVSPKKETKTTATELPKSCHKAPPTRIPTCIHTSSSSSTSTSTSSTSSSPSSPSPQTPQKLTTQQPQRKSKIPPPVPVRRSYAS; this is translated from the exons GCAGAACGAAAAGGATTGCGATGAGGATGACAAGGACGATGTGCATGACATAATGCCGCCACCCAACTACATACAAATCTCGCAGGGCAAGATCCAGTTGGTGCATCAGCCGCGTTCCCTGGACCACGAGATGACCGGCAGTCGCAGTCCCGCCACACTGACCTTGGAGCGTGGCGATAAG AGCCAATGCGGGTCACCGACTTTCGAGAAGGAGCTGCGCGAACAAATTGAGAA CATGAATCGCATTATGAAATCCAAAGAACGCAAACAACTGCAGACATGTCGGGATCACAAGGCACTCCAG ACTCGCTTTGCGCGCCAGGAGAGTTTGCTGCACTCGATGCAGCAGGAGAATCGAGCACTGCTGACGCGCATCCGACAATACGAACACTGTCTGGATGATGTGATGCGCAAGGTGGTGGACGCCATTGTGGCCGAAGATAATCTGCGCGAGGAAGTCAGCATGCTGAAGAGTCGAGTGCGTGATCTGGAGGCGCAGAATGCGGCGCTATCGGCAAGTCCGGTCAAGGGGAGGGACGAGGGCTACTGCACGATGAGCAGCGGACAGCCGCAGCCATCGAATGGACATCTGGAGGATTTGCCTGAGGAGCCGGAACAGTGGCTGCTGCCAGCGGAGCCGTGCTCGACTGAAATGGAAGACTGGAGCATGTCGCAGGAGGAGCTGGCTGTGATAACCTTTGACGATGAGCGCgatcatcagcagcatcaacagcagcagcagttgcaactgcagctgcagcgaaGGAAGCGAGAGCACGACTGGCTCTGGCCCTCGAGTGACTTTATCAATTCGACAACCGTTGAGACTGACTCGCTGACCGATGGCATcgcgcagctgctgcagcagaag ATTGTCTACTCGGAGGATGAGGAGGTGGCCTGCACTGACTTCACCAACGACTTTTACAAGCTGGTCAACATACGCTCCAACTCGTCGCGCAGCTTATTCTCCTACCTCGAGGGCGAGACCGATGATGAGGACGATGAGGACGAGGATGACGAGCAGGATTCGAGCATGTCGGAGAGCCAGGCCAAGGCGCGTGACAGTCCCACGCCCAGTGAGGCGGGGCGGGCGCAACTGACGAGCTGCTCCTCCAGCGAAACCGATGAGCATTCAGTCACACATCCGCCACCATCACTGCAACAGCCGCAGCCGGAGCatgaagaggaggaggaggaggaggagcacgACTATGCAGTGATTGAAGAGTGCCGACGACGTGTGAGTGACATTGAGATCGAGGATGTGCCGCTAATCAATGCTGTGGTCACGGCACCGCTGCTCAACGAACAGCAGTGCATAGCACAGATCATCAAGACCGAACTGCGTCGTCCGCCCCACGTGCTGGTCAAGTCCAAGTCGGTGCTGGAGGATCAGGAGCCCAGCTGCATACTGCGCCACAATCAGCGACGCGAACTCGAGTCCAGCGTGGTGCGCAGCGATAGCATCAGTTGTTCCCTGATGGCCAAAATGGCCAAGGAGCCACCGCCAGCTCCCGCCGTGGTCACCAAGCTGAAGGAGCGTCTGTTGCAGCGGCATGCGCCGCCAGCGAATTCGTGGCGACGCAGCAACGGTTGGAAGCGTGTGACGTCGCCCGTGCAAGCGGCAGCGCTTGTTTCACCAAAGAAG GAAACAAAGACAACGGCAACGGAGCTGCCAAAGAGCTGCCACAAAGCGCCGCCAACAAGAATTCCAACATGCATTCACACATCCTCCTcatcatcgacatcgacgtcAACATCGTCAACGTCATCGTCGCCATCGTCACCGTCGCCGCAGACACCGCAAAAACTGACAACGCAGCAGCCGCAACGTAAATCCAAAATTCCACCGCCGGTTCCTGTGCGTCGTTCCTACGCCAGTTAA
- the LOC117571074 gene encoding uncharacterized protein DDB_G0284459 isoform X3, which produces MFAGIRKRLARKQNEKDCDEDDKDDVHDIMPPPNYIQISQGKIQLVHQPRSLDHEMTGSRSPATLTLERGDKDVLEKRMIEVEGALLRLQEQFHKTRFARQESLLHSMQQENRALLTRIRQYEHCLDDVMRKVVDAIVAEDNLREEVSMLKSRVRDLEAQNAALSASPVKGRDEGYCTMSSGQPQPSNGHLEDLPEEPEQWLLPAEPCSTEMEDWSMSQEELAVITFDDERDHQQHQQQQQLQLQLQRRKREHDWLWPSSDFINSTTVETDSLTDGIAQLLQQKIVYSEDEEVACTDFTNDFYKLVNIRSNSSRSLFSYLEGETDDEDDEDEDDEQDSSMSESQAKARDSPTPSEAGRAQLTSCSSSETDEHSVTHPPPSLQQPQPEHEEEEEEEEHDYAVIEECRRRVSDIEIEDVPLINAVVTAPLLNEQQCIAQIIKTELRRPPHVLVKSKSVLEDQEPSCILRHNQRRELESSVVRSDSISCSLMAKMAKEPPPAPAVVTKLKERLLQRHAPPANSWRRSNGWKRVTSPVQAAALVSPKKETKTTATELPKSCHKAPPTRIPTCIHTSSSSSTSTSTSSTSSSPSSPSPQTPQKLTTQQPQRKSKIPPPVPVRRSYAS; this is translated from the exons GCAGAACGAAAAGGATTGCGATGAGGATGACAAGGACGATGTGCATGACATAATGCCGCCACCCAACTACATACAAATCTCGCAGGGCAAGATCCAGTTGGTGCATCAGCCGCGTTCCCTGGACCACGAGATGACCGGCAGTCGCAGTCCCGCCACACTGACCTTGGAGCGTGGCGATAAG GATGTGTTGGAAAAGCGCATGATTGAAGTTGAAGGCGCGCTGCTGCGTTTGCAGGAGCAGTTCCACAAA ACTCGCTTTGCGCGCCAGGAGAGTTTGCTGCACTCGATGCAGCAGGAGAATCGAGCACTGCTGACGCGCATCCGACAATACGAACACTGTCTGGATGATGTGATGCGCAAGGTGGTGGACGCCATTGTGGCCGAAGATAATCTGCGCGAGGAAGTCAGCATGCTGAAGAGTCGAGTGCGTGATCTGGAGGCGCAGAATGCGGCGCTATCGGCAAGTCCGGTCAAGGGGAGGGACGAGGGCTACTGCACGATGAGCAGCGGACAGCCGCAGCCATCGAATGGACATCTGGAGGATTTGCCTGAGGAGCCGGAACAGTGGCTGCTGCCAGCGGAGCCGTGCTCGACTGAAATGGAAGACTGGAGCATGTCGCAGGAGGAGCTGGCTGTGATAACCTTTGACGATGAGCGCgatcatcagcagcatcaacagcagcagcagttgcaactgcagctgcagcgaaGGAAGCGAGAGCACGACTGGCTCTGGCCCTCGAGTGACTTTATCAATTCGACAACCGTTGAGACTGACTCGCTGACCGATGGCATcgcgcagctgctgcagcagaag ATTGTCTACTCGGAGGATGAGGAGGTGGCCTGCACTGACTTCACCAACGACTTTTACAAGCTGGTCAACATACGCTCCAACTCGTCGCGCAGCTTATTCTCCTACCTCGAGGGCGAGACCGATGATGAGGACGATGAGGACGAGGATGACGAGCAGGATTCGAGCATGTCGGAGAGCCAGGCCAAGGCGCGTGACAGTCCCACGCCCAGTGAGGCGGGGCGGGCGCAACTGACGAGCTGCTCCTCCAGCGAAACCGATGAGCATTCAGTCACACATCCGCCACCATCACTGCAACAGCCGCAGCCGGAGCatgaagaggaggaggaggaggaggagcacgACTATGCAGTGATTGAAGAGTGCCGACGACGTGTGAGTGACATTGAGATCGAGGATGTGCCGCTAATCAATGCTGTGGTCACGGCACCGCTGCTCAACGAACAGCAGTGCATAGCACAGATCATCAAGACCGAACTGCGTCGTCCGCCCCACGTGCTGGTCAAGTCCAAGTCGGTGCTGGAGGATCAGGAGCCCAGCTGCATACTGCGCCACAATCAGCGACGCGAACTCGAGTCCAGCGTGGTGCGCAGCGATAGCATCAGTTGTTCCCTGATGGCCAAAATGGCCAAGGAGCCACCGCCAGCTCCCGCCGTGGTCACCAAGCTGAAGGAGCGTCTGTTGCAGCGGCATGCGCCGCCAGCGAATTCGTGGCGACGCAGCAACGGTTGGAAGCGTGTGACGTCGCCCGTGCAAGCGGCAGCGCTTGTTTCACCAAAGAAG GAAACAAAGACAACGGCAACGGAGCTGCCAAAGAGCTGCCACAAAGCGCCGCCAACAAGAATTCCAACATGCATTCACACATCCTCCTcatcatcgacatcgacgtcAACATCGTCAACGTCATCGTCGCCATCGTCACCGTCGCCGCAGACACCGCAAAAACTGACAACGCAGCAGCCGCAACGTAAATCCAAAATTCCACCGCCGGTTCCTGTGCGTCGTTCCTACGCCAGTTAA
- the LOC117571074 gene encoding uncharacterized protein DDB_G0284459 isoform X1, whose protein sequence is MFAGIRKRLARKQNEKDCDEDDKDDVHDIMPPPNYIQISQGKIQLVHQPRSLDHEMTGSRSPATLTLERGDKDVLEKRMIEVEGALLRLQEQFHKSQCGSPTFEKELREQIENMNRIMKSKERKQLQTCRDHKALQTRFARQESLLHSMQQENRALLTRIRQYEHCLDDVMRKVVDAIVAEDNLREEVSMLKSRVRDLEAQNAALSASPVKGRDEGYCTMSSGQPQPSNGHLEDLPEEPEQWLLPAEPCSTEMEDWSMSQEELAVITFDDERDHQQHQQQQQLQLQLQRRKREHDWLWPSSDFINSTTVETDSLTDGIAQLLQQKIVYSEDEEVACTDFTNDFYKLVNIRSNSSRSLFSYLEGETDDEDDEDEDDEQDSSMSESQAKARDSPTPSEAGRAQLTSCSSSETDEHSVTHPPPSLQQPQPEHEEEEEEEEHDYAVIEECRRRVSDIEIEDVPLINAVVTAPLLNEQQCIAQIIKTELRRPPHVLVKSKSVLEDQEPSCILRHNQRRELESSVVRSDSISCSLMAKMAKEPPPAPAVVTKLKERLLQRHAPPANSWRRSNGWKRVTSPVQAAALVSPKKETKTTATELPKSCHKAPPTRIPTCIHTSSSSSTSTSTSSTSSSPSSPSPQTPQKLTTQQPQRKSKIPPPVPVRRSYAS, encoded by the exons GCAGAACGAAAAGGATTGCGATGAGGATGACAAGGACGATGTGCATGACATAATGCCGCCACCCAACTACATACAAATCTCGCAGGGCAAGATCCAGTTGGTGCATCAGCCGCGTTCCCTGGACCACGAGATGACCGGCAGTCGCAGTCCCGCCACACTGACCTTGGAGCGTGGCGATAAG GATGTGTTGGAAAAGCGCATGATTGAAGTTGAAGGCGCGCTGCTGCGTTTGCAGGAGCAGTTCCACAAA AGCCAATGCGGGTCACCGACTTTCGAGAAGGAGCTGCGCGAACAAATTGAGAA CATGAATCGCATTATGAAATCCAAAGAACGCAAACAACTGCAGACATGTCGGGATCACAAGGCACTCCAG ACTCGCTTTGCGCGCCAGGAGAGTTTGCTGCACTCGATGCAGCAGGAGAATCGAGCACTGCTGACGCGCATCCGACAATACGAACACTGTCTGGATGATGTGATGCGCAAGGTGGTGGACGCCATTGTGGCCGAAGATAATCTGCGCGAGGAAGTCAGCATGCTGAAGAGTCGAGTGCGTGATCTGGAGGCGCAGAATGCGGCGCTATCGGCAAGTCCGGTCAAGGGGAGGGACGAGGGCTACTGCACGATGAGCAGCGGACAGCCGCAGCCATCGAATGGACATCTGGAGGATTTGCCTGAGGAGCCGGAACAGTGGCTGCTGCCAGCGGAGCCGTGCTCGACTGAAATGGAAGACTGGAGCATGTCGCAGGAGGAGCTGGCTGTGATAACCTTTGACGATGAGCGCgatcatcagcagcatcaacagcagcagcagttgcaactgcagctgcagcgaaGGAAGCGAGAGCACGACTGGCTCTGGCCCTCGAGTGACTTTATCAATTCGACAACCGTTGAGACTGACTCGCTGACCGATGGCATcgcgcagctgctgcagcagaag ATTGTCTACTCGGAGGATGAGGAGGTGGCCTGCACTGACTTCACCAACGACTTTTACAAGCTGGTCAACATACGCTCCAACTCGTCGCGCAGCTTATTCTCCTACCTCGAGGGCGAGACCGATGATGAGGACGATGAGGACGAGGATGACGAGCAGGATTCGAGCATGTCGGAGAGCCAGGCCAAGGCGCGTGACAGTCCCACGCCCAGTGAGGCGGGGCGGGCGCAACTGACGAGCTGCTCCTCCAGCGAAACCGATGAGCATTCAGTCACACATCCGCCACCATCACTGCAACAGCCGCAGCCGGAGCatgaagaggaggaggaggaggaggagcacgACTATGCAGTGATTGAAGAGTGCCGACGACGTGTGAGTGACATTGAGATCGAGGATGTGCCGCTAATCAATGCTGTGGTCACGGCACCGCTGCTCAACGAACAGCAGTGCATAGCACAGATCATCAAGACCGAACTGCGTCGTCCGCCCCACGTGCTGGTCAAGTCCAAGTCGGTGCTGGAGGATCAGGAGCCCAGCTGCATACTGCGCCACAATCAGCGACGCGAACTCGAGTCCAGCGTGGTGCGCAGCGATAGCATCAGTTGTTCCCTGATGGCCAAAATGGCCAAGGAGCCACCGCCAGCTCCCGCCGTGGTCACCAAGCTGAAGGAGCGTCTGTTGCAGCGGCATGCGCCGCCAGCGAATTCGTGGCGACGCAGCAACGGTTGGAAGCGTGTGACGTCGCCCGTGCAAGCGGCAGCGCTTGTTTCACCAAAGAAG GAAACAAAGACAACGGCAACGGAGCTGCCAAAGAGCTGCCACAAAGCGCCGCCAACAAGAATTCCAACATGCATTCACACATCCTCCTcatcatcgacatcgacgtcAACATCGTCAACGTCATCGTCGCCATCGTCACCGTCGCCGCAGACACCGCAAAAACTGACAACGCAGCAGCCGCAACGTAAATCCAAAATTCCACCGCCGGTTCCTGTGCGTCGTTCCTACGCCAGTTAA